From Paracoccus suum, the proteins below share one genomic window:
- a CDS encoding Gfo/Idh/MocA family protein, giving the protein MAAIRILVVGLGHMGASHADAYHRDRRFEIVGLVARGIHDRPIPAALADYPRFADYGEALAQTRPDAVSISTWPDTHAAFALAALDMGAHVFVEKPIATTTEDARAVAARAAEVGRVLLAGYILRVHPSWQRFVQIGQGLGKPLVMRMNLNQQSTGEAYVWHRNLLGSLTPLVDCGVHYVDVMCQLTGARPLRVHGIGARLWDEGTQPNYGALHVVFDDGSVGWYEAGWGPMMSEVAHFVKDVVGPRGAVSLVPAASGGEAGSADIDSHTRTDVIRLHHAETGPDHRLVKADETITMEGEPDHQALCDLEATLFADCIDGSTDSAPLVEAALNSLAIVLAADQSIREGRAVTLD; this is encoded by the coding sequence ATGGCAGCGATCCGCATTCTGGTGGTCGGTCTGGGGCACATGGGCGCGTCGCATGCCGATGCCTACCATCGCGATCGGCGGTTTGAGATCGTCGGCTTGGTCGCTCGCGGCATTCATGACCGCCCGATTCCCGCGGCCCTGGCCGACTATCCCCGCTTTGCCGATTACGGCGAGGCGCTGGCGCAAACCCGGCCGGACGCGGTCTCGATCAGCACTTGGCCCGACACCCACGCAGCCTTTGCACTGGCCGCGCTGGACATGGGCGCGCATGTGTTCGTCGAAAAGCCCATCGCCACCACGACGGAGGACGCGCGCGCCGTCGCCGCCCGCGCGGCAGAGGTCGGGCGGGTCCTGCTGGCCGGCTATATCCTGCGCGTTCACCCCTCGTGGCAGCGGTTCGTGCAGATCGGCCAAGGCCTCGGCAAGCCATTGGTGATGCGCATGAACCTGAACCAGCAGAGCACCGGCGAGGCCTATGTCTGGCACCGCAACCTGCTCGGCAGCCTGACGCCGCTGGTCGATTGCGGCGTCCATTACGTCGACGTCATGTGCCAGCTGACGGGCGCCCGCCCGCTCCGCGTGCACGGCATCGGCGCGCGCCTGTGGGACGAGGGCACCCAGCCCAACTACGGCGCGCTGCACGTCGTCTTCGACGATGGCTCGGTCGGCTGGTACGAGGCCGGCTGGGGTCCCATGATGTCCGAGGTGGCCCATTTCGTGAAGGACGTGGTCGGACCGCGGGGCGCAGTTTCGCTGGTTCCGGCCGCCTCGGGGGGCGAGGCCGGCAGCGCCGATATCGACAGCCACACCCGCACCGACGTCATTCGCCTGCACCACGCTGAAACCGGCCCCGACCACAGGTTGGTCAAGGCCGACGAGACCATCACCATGGAGGGCGAGCCTGACCACCAGGCGCTTTGCGACTTGGAGGCCACGCTGTTCGCCGACTGCATCGACGGCAGTACCGACTCCGCCCCGCTGGTCGAGGCGGCGCTGAACTCGCTCGCCATCGTCCTCGCCGCCGATCAGAGCATCCGTGAGGGCAGGGCGGTGACGCTGGATTGA
- the gpt gene encoding xanthine phosphoribosyltransferase, which translates to MADQMLEPRADRLPHEKGFHVSWDQLHRDARALAWRLDGQGPADGGWRAVVAITRGGMVPAMIVARELDIRTIDTISVKSYLKGEQGSVQVLKSPDAQMMGDGEGVLVVDDLVDSGRTLELCRNLYPKAHFATVYAKPKGKPMVQTYVTEVSQDTWIFFPWDMALQYVEPYRGSD; encoded by the coding sequence ATGGCCGACCAGATGCTTGAACCCCGCGCCGACCGCCTGCCGCATGAAAAGGGCTTTCACGTCAGTTGGGACCAGTTGCATCGCGACGCGCGCGCGCTGGCCTGGCGGCTTGACGGTCAGGGACCTGCGGACGGCGGCTGGCGGGCGGTGGTTGCCATCACCCGCGGCGGCATGGTCCCGGCCATGATCGTCGCGCGCGAGCTGGACATCCGCACCATCGACACGATCAGCGTGAAATCCTACCTCAAGGGCGAGCAGGGCAGCGTGCAGGTGCTGAAATCACCCGATGCGCAGATGATGGGTGACGGCGAGGGCGTGTTGGTGGTGGACGATCTCGTCGACAGCGGCCGCACGCTCGAGCTGTGCCGGAACCTCTATCCCAAGGCGCATTTCGCGACCGTCTATGCCAAGCCCAAGGGCAAGCCGATGGTCCAGACCTATGTGACAGAGGTCAGTCAGGACACCTGGATCTTCTTTCCCTGGGACATGGCGTTGCAATATGTCGAGCCCTACCGGGGCAGCGATTGA
- a CDS encoding DUF2127 domain-containing protein, which produces MTDRARPRAIARRIEARKGWWHWLFEGGITLKGLMGLTELVAGAALLAAPPTRVHDLIEAAARWHLIADRHGPLSRQLLHAAENWPAASQHFYALYLVLHGGLKLVMVGLLWARFAWAYPAAIAIQCFFIAFEGHRWMHTGNPVLLGLAALDLAIIGLIWHEWRARPQP; this is translated from the coding sequence TTGACCGACCGCGCGCGTCCCCGCGCCATCGCCCGGCGGATCGAGGCGCGCAAGGGCTGGTGGCACTGGCTGTTCGAGGGCGGCATCACGCTGAAGGGCCTGATGGGCCTTACCGAACTGGTCGCGGGCGCCGCGCTGCTGGCCGCACCTCCGACGCGGGTCCACGACCTGATCGAGGCCGCGGCCCGCTGGCACCTGATTGCCGACCGTCACGGCCCGCTGTCGCGCCAACTGCTGCACGCGGCCGAGAATTGGCCTGCCGCCAGCCAGCATTTTTACGCCCTCTACCTGGTGCTTCATGGCGGCTTGAAGCTGGTGATGGTCGGCCTGTTGTGGGCGCGGTTCGCCTGGGCTTATCCCGCCGCCATCGCCATCCAATGCTTTTTTATCGCTTTCGAGGGGCATCGTTGGATGCACACCGGCAATCCGGTGCTGCTGGGCCTCGCCGCGCTTGATCTGGCGATCATCGGCCTGATCTGGCACGAATGGCGGGCCCGTCCCCAACCGTGA
- a CDS encoding LysE family translocator, protein MDAITVPALAAFVATLSLAILTPGPAIIACTRAAAAMGRQAALRYALGLAFGASLWCLASLFGLSLLFRLVPQLFVVLKVAGGLYLIYVAVKMWRHAHDPLPASAVIGGPGFRAGMALNLSNPKPALFYGAILLSLFPRLHGVAGPALVYAVALACELTFYVAVNALMSTAPVRRRYFALKSTIDRTAGALIGALGLLLIVRH, encoded by the coding sequence GCCTTCGTGGCCACCCTGTCGCTGGCGATCCTGACCCCGGGGCCAGCTATCATTGCCTGCACGCGCGCCGCCGCGGCCATGGGCCGTCAGGCGGCGCTGCGTTATGCGCTTGGCCTCGCCTTCGGGGCATCGCTGTGGTGCCTTGCCTCGCTCTTCGGCCTCAGCCTGCTCTTCCGCTTGGTGCCGCAGCTGTTCGTGGTGCTGAAGGTCGCGGGGGGCCTCTACCTCATCTATGTCGCGGTCAAGATGTGGCGCCATGCGCACGATCCGCTGCCCGCGTCGGCGGTGATCGGCGGGCCGGGCTTTCGGGCCGGCATGGCGCTGAACCTGTCGAACCCCAAGCCGGCGCTGTTCTATGGTGCGATCCTGCTGTCGCTCTTTCCGCGGCTGCATGGCGTCGCCGGGCCGGCGCTGGTCTATGCGGTCGCCCTGGCGTGCGAGCTGACCTTTTACGTCGCGGTCAACGCCCTGATGTCCACCGCACCGGTGCGCCGCCGCTATTTCGCCCTGAAGTCCACCATCGACCGCACGGCGGGCGCCCTGATCGGCGCGCTCGGGCTGCTGCTGATCGTTCGCCACTGA